From the genome of Thermodesulfovibrionales bacterium, one region includes:
- a CDS encoding response regulator: MKENSMISKKIPSVLIVDDIETNLELLETIFQKAGFRVYKALNGEGAIEIFKRDSIDVAVLDVMMPGINGFQLCSMLKSIAGKRYVPVILLTALTDKKSRITGLECGADDFISKPFDSTELITKIMSLLKLKALYDELEHSENIILTLAIALEARDPYTKGHSTRVSELSTKFASYLRISAEEQEVLRKAGLLHDVGKIGINEGILHKKGRLNREEMEEVKRHVLIGEEICRPLFSMKEALPVIRHHHERWDGSGFPDGLSSRDIPLTARILSIVDAYDAMVSVRPYRDGLPPSRVLEIMHEERFSGQWDPELLEEFITMMSDILRAQI, translated from the coding sequence ATGAAAGAAAACAGCATGATTTCAAAAAAGATTCCGTCTGTTCTTATTGTGGATGATATAGAGACAAACCTGGAGCTTCTTGAGACGATTTTTCAGAAGGCCGGCTTCAGGGTATATAAAGCACTTAACGGTGAAGGTGCCATAGAAATATTCAAAAGAGACAGCATTGATGTTGCAGTTCTTGATGTGATGATGCCAGGAATAAATGGTTTTCAGCTCTGCAGCATGCTTAAGTCCATAGCTGGCAAGAGATATGTACCTGTTATTTTGCTCACAGCCCTTACAGATAAAAAAAGCAGAATCACCGGTCTTGAATGCGGTGCAGATGATTTTATAAGCAAGCCTTTTGATTCAACAGAACTGATCACTAAAATAATGTCCCTTCTGAAATTAAAGGCCCTTTATGATGAGTTAGAGCATTCTGAAAATATCATTCTTACACTCGCCATTGCCCTTGAGGCAAGAGATCCTTATACTAAGGGACATTCCACAAGGGTCAGTGAACTGTCTACAAAATTTGCCTCCTATCTCAGGATATCCGCTGAAGAACAGGAGGTCTTAAGAAAGGCCGGTCTTCTTCATGATGTTGGAAAGATCGGTATAAATGAAGGCATTCTTCATAAAAAGGGCAGGCTGAACAGGGAAGAAATGGAAGAGGTCAAGAGACACGTGCTGATAGGCGAAGAGATATGCAGACCGCTTTTTTCAATGAAGGAGGCACTTCCTGTAATAAGGCACCATCATGAAAGATGGGACGGCAGCGGATTTCCTGATGGTCTTTCCTCGAGGGACATACCTCTTACTGCAAGGATATTATCTATAGTCGATGCCTATGATGCCATGGTTTCTGTTAGACCTTACAGAGATGGACTTCCACCTTCAAGAGTGCTTGAGATAATGCATGAGGAGAGATTCAGCGGACAGTGGGATCCTGAACTGCTTGAAGAGTTTATCACAATGATGTCTGATATTTTAAGGGCACAGATTTGA
- the mazG gene encoding nucleoside triphosphate pyrophosphohydrolase: MKNFEKLLEIMEKLRTECPWDREQTRESIKPFLIEETYEVVEAIDEGEPEKIKEELGDLLFQIIFQCQIAKERGEFSINDVMEHIANKMISRHPHVFGNAEYRTAEEVLKQWEERKKEEGKQRESILEGIPKELPALIKAQRVQSRVAKVGFDWKDINDVLEKLNEELKEFKEALERNSQKDIEDELGDIFFSLVNISRFVGVNPEDALRKTISKFISRFRYIEIQAKNSGKSLSEITLEEMDRLWEEAKSSED; the protein is encoded by the coding sequence ATGAAAAACTTTGAAAAACTTTTAGAAATAATGGAAAAACTCCGTACAGAATGTCCCTGGGACAGAGAACAGACCAGGGAGTCCATAAAGCCCTTTCTTATTGAGGAGACTTATGAGGTTGTAGAGGCTATTGATGAAGGAGAACCTGAAAAAATTAAAGAGGAGCTTGGAGATCTGCTCTTTCAGATAATATTTCAGTGCCAGATTGCAAAAGAAAGGGGTGAATTTTCCATAAATGATGTAATGGAGCATATAGCAAATAAGATGATATCAAGACATCCCCATGTATTTGGAAATGCAGAGTACAGAACAGCAGAAGAGGTCCTTAAGCAATGGGAAGAAAGAAAGAAGGAAGAAGGGAAACAGAGGGAGTCCATTCTTGAAGGAATTCCAAAGGAGCTGCCTGCTTTAATAAAAGCTCAGAGGGTTCAGTCAAGGGTTGCAAAGGTTGGCTTTGACTGGAAGGATATAAATGATGTTCTTGAGAAATTAAATGAAGAACTCAAGGAATTCAAGGAAGCACTTGAGAGAAATAGTCAGAAAGACATAGAGGATGAGCTTGGAGACATCTTCTTCAGTCTCGTGAACATCTCAAGATTTGTCGGAGTAAATCCCGAGGATGCTCTTAGAAAAACTATAAGCAAATTCATCTCACGATTCAGATATATTGAAATACAGGCAAAGAATAGCGGTAAAAGTCTTTCAGAGATTACCCTTGAGGAGATGGACCGACTTTGGGAAGAGGCAAAATCCTCTGAGGATTAA
- a CDS encoding carbon starvation protein A: MNILFLLIFTILVFIFAYRIYGGYISRVFNASDANPTPAKEIYDGVDYVPSKTPVVFSHHFASIAGGGPIIGPTIALIYGFYPSWLWIILGGILIGAVHDYTSLFVSLREKGRSIAEIARKTMGTTGFILFILFTLFLIILVSASFLSLTAAALTSMVNLETLQLPEEQTLLKTLRDEKTGDVKAVIGGVASTSVIVITLFAPLLGFLIVKRQIKTMSAVTAALLIAILSLVIGLKFPVRLSSDTWMVLLSIYCFFASAIPVWLVLQPRDFINSFILYGGLFALISGIIIGGIKGINISAPAFNSAEGYSKLGPLWPVLFITVACGAISGFHSLVASGTTSKQIQRESDARRIGYGGMLLESLLAVSVLIAVGAALSFSDYSKIVFPDPGKGRSNPVLAFSLGTGFLLDQTVGIPVYIGTIFGIIMVEGFLATTLDTSVRLGRYLLEELWKVIFKEIPALFRSIYFNSGIIVLISLLLAYKQGFLLVWPVFGSANQLLASLALIAVSLWLTKRSKKSLFTLLPAVFMLLTTVASLTYLTVTKYLPSRNLVLTGIAVILIILAVSVSALSWKSLFISTKGSRTVVKDTLVD; this comes from the coding sequence ATGAATATTCTTTTTCTTTTAATCTTTACCATTCTGGTCTTCATATTTGCCTACAGAATATACGGAGGCTATATAAGCCGTGTATTTAATGCCAGCGATGCTAATCCAACACCTGCAAAGGAAATATACGATGGAGTGGATTACGTACCTTCAAAGACTCCTGTTGTATTCTCCCACCATTTTGCATCAATTGCAGGTGGCGGCCCTATAATAGGGCCTACTATTGCATTAATATACGGCTTTTATCCATCCTGGCTCTGGATTATCCTCGGCGGTATCCTTATAGGTGCTGTTCATGATTACACCTCTTTATTCGTAAGCCTGCGCGAGAAGGGGAGATCTATTGCAGAAATAGCCCGTAAAACAATGGGTACTACGGGATTTATCTTGTTCATTCTCTTTACACTTTTTCTTATAATTCTTGTTTCAGCGTCCTTTCTCAGCCTCACAGCAGCAGCATTAACATCAATGGTAAATCTTGAAACCCTGCAGCTTCCGGAAGAACAGACATTACTCAAAACCCTCAGGGATGAAAAAACAGGTGATGTGAAGGCTGTAATAGGAGGTGTGGCATCTACCTCTGTAATTGTTATAACCCTCTTTGCACCCCTTCTGGGCTTTCTCATTGTGAAAAGACAGATTAAAACCATGAGTGCCGTAACTGCTGCCTTACTCATAGCTATCCTTTCTTTAGTTATAGGTTTAAAATTTCCTGTAAGACTTTCTTCTGATACATGGATGGTATTGCTTTCCATATACTGTTTCTTTGCCTCAGCAATACCTGTATGGCTTGTACTTCAGCCAAGGGACTTCATTAATTCTTTTATCCTCTACGGAGGGCTATTTGCCCTTATTTCCGGTATAATTATTGGTGGTATTAAGGGAATTAATATCTCTGCACCTGCCTTTAATTCAGCAGAGGGTTATTCAAAATTAGGACCTCTCTGGCCAGTACTATTTATAACAGTAGCCTGCGGAGCTATATCAGGATTTCATTCCCTTGTTGCAAGTGGCACTACATCAAAGCAGATACAGAGAGAGTCTGATGCAAGGCGAATAGGATATGGAGGAATGCTTCTTGAGTCACTGCTTGCTGTCTCTGTGTTGATAGCAGTTGGAGCAGCCCTTTCATTCAGTGATTATTCAAAGATTGTATTTCCTGATCCTGGAAAAGGCAGGTCCAATCCTGTTCTTGCTTTTTCGCTCGGGACAGGGTTTCTTCTTGATCAGACTGTAGGTATCCCGGTTTATATTGGAACAATCTTCGGTATAATAATGGTTGAAGGATTCCTTGCAACAACCCTTGATACATCTGTTAGGCTTGGTAGATACCTTCTTGAGGAATTATGGAAAGTAATATTTAAGGAGATTCCAGCCCTTTTCCGTTCAATTTATTTTAACTCAGGTATTATAGTTTTAATATCTTTACTGCTTGCCTATAAACAGGGATTCCTTCTTGTCTGGCCTGTTTTTGGTTCTGCAAATCAGCTTCTTGCAAGCCTTGCATTAATAGCAGTTTCCTTATGGCTTACCAAGAGATCAAAGAAGAGCCTCTTTACACTTCTTCCTGCTGTTTTTATGCTTCTTACCACAGTGGCTTCTCTTACCTATCTTACTGTTACAAAATATTTACCTTCCCGTAATCTTGTTCTTACAGGAATTGCAGTGATTCTCATTATACTTGCAGTAAGTGTAAGTGCTCTTTCGTGGAAGAGTCTTTTTATCTCTACAAAGGGTTCACGGACAGTTGTAAAAGATACATTGGTCGATTAA
- the tusB gene encoding sulfurtransferase complex subunit TusB: MLVIIKSSPDTPEGKRGFKLARDMASDIVLLQNGVYFGNKDRFEGFCGKVYILEEDMRLRGLKSEEMLKDAEKIDYDRLVDLMVEEDKVIGMF; the protein is encoded by the coding sequence ATGCTTGTAATAATAAAAAGCTCACCTGATACACCTGAAGGAAAGAGGGGCTTTAAACTCGCAAGGGATATGGCCTCTGATATAGTACTGTTACAGAACGGAGTTTATTTTGGCAACAAAGATCGTTTTGAGGGTTTTTGTGGAAAGGTTTATATCCTTGAGGAAGATATGAGACTGAGAGGTCTGAAGAGTGAAGAGATGCTGAAGGATGCAGAAAAGATAGATTATGACAGGCTTGTGGATTTAATGGTGGAGGAGGATAAGGTTATAGGTATGTTCTGA
- a CDS encoding DsrE family protein, which yields MNISIILRKPPYGTVDASEAIRHALGAVTEDLSVRLVLVDGGVNAARKNQDVRYTPYSSIEEGIRDCINMGVEVYVDKTSLKEEYIDTDGLIDGVRIVNSHEIAEIIKTADVTMIF from the coding sequence ATGAACATCAGCATTATACTTAGGAAGCCTCCCTATGGAACAGTCGATGCTTCAGAGGCAATAAGACATGCCCTTGGAGCAGTTACAGAAGACCTGTCAGTTAGACTTGTGCTTGTTGACGGTGGAGTAAATGCTGCTAGAAAGAATCAGGATGTACGTTATACACCGTATTCAAGTATTGAAGAGGGGATTAGGGACTGTATTAATATGGGTGTAGAAGTCTATGTGGATAAGACATCTTTAAAAGAGGAATATATAGATACTGATGGATTAATTGATGGAGTCAGAATTGTAAACAGTCATGAGATTGCAGAGATAATTAAGACAGCAGATGTAACTATGATTTTTTAG
- a CDS encoding DsrE family protein has protein sequence MAKEIVIFLSTTPFSYENTHTFFKIAESALRKGHKVRLIASGDGVFSIVKGQLPQSLSILEELIEKGLKIDI, from the coding sequence ATGGCAAAAGAGATAGTTATATTTCTCTCAACAACACCTTTCAGTTATGAAAATACCCATACCTTTTTTAAAATTGCAGAGTCAGCGTTAAGAAAGGGTCATAAGGTCAGATTGATTGCTTCTGGAGATGGTGTCTTCTCTATAGTAAAAGGTCAACTTCCTCAATCTCTTTCAATTCTTGAAGAGCTTATTGAAAAGGGACTCAAGATTGATATATGA
- a CDS encoding four helix bundle protein: MRQWPTARAVETFGLTSQIRGASLSVATNIVEVYGRRSKTELFRFIDISRGSLAKTEYLLEFSKNLGYIKTDISDL, translated from the coding sequence TTGCGACAGTGGCCTACGGCCAGAGCAGTAGAGACATTTGGCCTGACTTCACAAATTAGGGGAGCATCATTATCAGTGGCTACAAATATAGTTGAAGTTTATGGCAGAAGATCAAAGACTGAACTTTTTCGTTTTATTGATATTTCGCGTGGCAGTCTTGCAAAAACTGAGTATCTTTTAGAATTTTCTAAAAACCTTGGTTATATAAAAACAGACATTTCTGATCTTTAA